A genomic window from Chitinophaga pollutisoli includes:
- a CDS encoding DUF1553 domain-containing protein, giving the protein MTMTIRSRRWIPAGLALIPFVAAWLGGCGSGKKVDFSTEVKPILNKHCISCHGGVKQSGGFSVLFREEALGITKSGKPAIIPGDASASEFIRRLHTNDPKERMPLKANKLSGEEIDILTRWVEQGAEWGEHWAYVAPKAPAANASVDQFINEKLEAENLTPAPQADPQTLLRRLSLDITGIPPSEARAAAFSANFSEATYARMVDSLLASPQFGEKWASMWLDLARYADSKGYEKDTRRDFWRYRDWVIKAFNADMPFDTFTIEQLAGDLLPSPTDDQLIATAFHRNTMSNDEGGTQDEEFRTAAVIDRVNTTMEVWQGTTIACVQCHSHPYDPFRFEDYYKFMAFLNNTRDEDTQGEHPKLRFYDSLQRKEIDAVAHWVKQFGNDAELQGTKDFLRYLEPKVHAHDADQYINGELADTKWMSIRHGGSARMKNVPLNGADYLFLRYWGGPGGSLEIRADSLKGPAIANVALKEGNIVLPVTLRPLEGRHDLYFIFRNPSLKPTQSVANVEWMAFRHSLPGKGQAGYREMQQRFHDLVAAYPPDMPVMVENHPDLHRPTWIFERGNWLVHGDRVQPGTPASLNAFPKGAPANRLGLAQWLMAPENPLTGRVMVNRLWEQLFGIGLVETLEDFGTQGFAPSHPELLDYLAYQFVHKHKWSVKAMLREIVLSAAYRRDSKSTPELQEKDPANRLLAHGPRFRLSAEQVRDQALAVSGLLNLNMGGAAVMPLQPDGVWMTVYSGDVWKTSENGDQHRRGVYTFLKRTSPYPSSITFDGSSREVCLQRRIRTNTPLQALVTLNDPVYLEAARTLAQQMQKDGGKDAKACIKRGYKLAMSKDITDAKTAVLEKLYNQALQQYKKDPAAADAFNMRAVPDAEKAHLAALTVVANALMNLDEFLTKS; this is encoded by the coding sequence ATGACAATGACCATTCGCTCCAGACGCTGGATTCCCGCCGGCCTGGCCCTTATCCCCTTCGTCGCCGCCTGGCTCGGAGGGTGCGGCTCCGGTAAAAAGGTGGATTTCAGTACCGAAGTAAAGCCTATTCTTAACAAGCATTGCATCAGCTGCCACGGCGGTGTGAAGCAAAGCGGAGGTTTCAGCGTGCTATTCCGCGAAGAAGCCCTCGGCATCACCAAAAGCGGCAAACCCGCCATCATCCCCGGCGACGCCAGTGCTTCCGAATTCATCCGCCGCCTCCACACCAACGATCCCAAGGAGCGCATGCCCCTCAAGGCCAACAAGCTCTCCGGTGAAGAAATCGATATCCTCACCCGCTGGGTCGAACAAGGTGCCGAATGGGGCGAACACTGGGCCTACGTTGCCCCCAAAGCCCCCGCCGCCAATGCCTCCGTTGACCAGTTCATCAACGAAAAACTCGAAGCCGAAAATCTTACGCCCGCCCCGCAGGCAGATCCCCAAACCCTCCTGCGCAGGCTCTCCCTCGATATCACCGGCATCCCGCCCTCAGAAGCCCGCGCCGCCGCCTTCTCCGCCAACTTCAGCGAAGCCACCTACGCCCGGATGGTGGATTCCCTCCTCGCTTCCCCGCAATTCGGCGAAAAATGGGCCTCCATGTGGCTCGACCTCGCCCGCTACGCAGACAGCAAAGGCTATGAGAAGGATACCCGCCGCGATTTCTGGCGGTACCGCGACTGGGTCATCAAAGCCTTTAACGCCGACATGCCCTTCGATACTTTCACCATCGAACAGCTCGCCGGAGACCTCCTCCCTTCACCCACCGACGATCAACTCATCGCCACCGCCTTCCACCGCAACACCATGAGCAACGACGAAGGCGGCACGCAAGACGAGGAATTCCGCACCGCCGCCGTCATCGACCGTGTTAACACCACCATGGAAGTTTGGCAGGGCACTACCATCGCCTGCGTGCAATGCCACAGCCACCCATACGACCCCTTCCGCTTCGAGGACTACTATAAATTCATGGCCTTCCTCAACAATACCCGGGACGAAGACACCCAGGGCGAACATCCCAAACTGCGGTTCTACGACTCCCTGCAGCGCAAGGAAATAGACGCTGTTGCCCATTGGGTGAAACAATTCGGCAACGACGCCGAACTGCAGGGCACGAAGGATTTCCTCCGCTACCTCGAGCCGAAAGTCCATGCCCACGACGCCGATCAATACATCAACGGGGAACTCGCTGATACCAAGTGGATGAGCATCCGCCACGGCGGCAGTGCCCGCATGAAAAATGTTCCGCTCAATGGCGCCGACTACCTGTTCCTCCGCTACTGGGGCGGGCCGGGCGGCAGCCTGGAAATCCGGGCCGACAGCCTGAAAGGCCCTGCTATCGCCAACGTTGCGCTCAAAGAGGGGAATATCGTTTTGCCCGTCACGTTACGCCCGCTCGAAGGCCGGCACGACCTGTACTTCATCTTCCGCAACCCTTCGCTGAAGCCGACGCAATCCGTCGCCAACGTGGAATGGATGGCGTTCCGGCATAGCCTGCCGGGTAAAGGACAGGCCGGTTACCGGGAGATGCAGCAGCGATTCCATGACCTGGTGGCCGCTTACCCGCCGGATATGCCGGTGATGGTGGAAAACCATCCCGACCTGCACCGCCCGACCTGGATTTTCGAGCGGGGCAACTGGCTGGTGCATGGCGACCGGGTGCAGCCGGGCACACCCGCTTCCCTGAACGCTTTCCCGAAAGGCGCGCCAGCCAACAGGCTGGGTCTCGCGCAATGGCTCATGGCGCCGGAGAACCCGCTCACCGGCCGTGTGATGGTCAACCGGTTATGGGAGCAGCTCTTTGGTATAGGGCTCGTGGAAACGCTGGAGGATTTCGGGACGCAGGGTTTTGCCCCATCACATCCTGAGCTGCTGGATTACCTTGCTTATCAGTTCGTACATAAACATAAATGGAGTGTGAAGGCGATGCTGCGCGAAATCGTACTGTCGGCCGCGTACCGCCGCGATTCGAAGAGCACGCCGGAGTTACAGGAAAAAGATCCGGCCAACCGCCTGCTGGCGCACGGGCCCCGTTTCCGGCTGTCGGCGGAACAGGTGCGCGACCAGGCGCTCGCTGTCAGCGGGCTGCTCAACCTGAATATGGGCGGCGCGGCAGTGATGCCCTTGCAGCCGGATGGCGTGTGGATGACCGTGTATTCCGGCGACGTATGGAAAACGTCTGAGAATGGCGACCAGCACCGTCGCGGTGTTTATACGTTCCTGAAACGGACGAGCCCTTATCCTTCATCCATTACTTTCGACGGCAGCAGCCGGGAGGTGTGCCTCCAGCGCCGCATCCGTACCAATACGCCATTGCAGGCGCTGGTAACGCTCAACGACCCCGTGTACCTCGAAGCGGCGCGCACGCTGGCGCAGCAGATGCAGAAAGACGGGGGCAAGGATGCGAAAGCCTGCATCAAACGGGGTTACAAACTAGCCATGAGCAAGGATATCACCGACGCTAAAACCGCGGTGCTTGAAAAGCTCTACAATCAGGCCCTGCAACAATACAAAAAAGACCCCGCCGCCGCCGACGCTTTCAATATGCGCGCGGTACCGGACGCCGAAAAAGCACACCTGGCCGCACTCACCGTAGTCGCCAATGCATTAATGAACCTGGACGAGTTCCTGACCAAATCCTGA
- a CDS encoding histidine kinase gives MPQLHQLLLAILMPAFICLSAPEFHRPHDEPTPPTDVPPQTHPHRIHKISDTNAPFFSQLTQSGPRPAVQIKRLFQQPAWQKGWFYAAAVLLLAAIVYTIHRLRINHILATEKVRSRIARDLHDDMGSTLTSINIMSTMAQKSAARGDHDKTREFLGKIGESTTRMMESMDDIVWSINPLNDSTPRVIARMREFTTGMLEARGIGFAFNIDEKIYHRKLQLDNRHDFFMIYKESITNIAKYAQCTFADIRIQLRKGQLVLRVQDNGAGFDVKCAGDGDGLMNMQRRAYRMNGQFSIQSQIGKGTVVTLMFPTT, from the coding sequence ATGCCCCAGCTCCACCAACTCCTGCTGGCCATCCTGATGCCAGCATTCATCTGCCTCTCCGCGCCGGAATTTCACCGGCCGCACGACGAGCCAACGCCGCCAACCGACGTTCCCCCCCAAACCCATCCGCACCGGATCCACAAGATTTCCGATACCAACGCTCCCTTTTTCTCCCAACTCACGCAATCCGGCCCCCGGCCGGCCGTGCAGATTAAAAGGCTGTTCCAGCAACCGGCCTGGCAGAAAGGATGGTTTTACGCTGCGGCGGTGCTGTTGCTGGCGGCCATCGTCTATACCATCCACCGCCTTCGGATCAACCACATCCTCGCCACCGAGAAAGTCAGGAGCCGCATCGCCCGCGACCTGCACGACGATATGGGCAGCACCCTCACCTCCATCAACATCATGAGCACCATGGCGCAGAAAAGCGCCGCCCGCGGCGATCATGACAAAACCCGGGAATTCCTCGGAAAAATCGGCGAAAGCACTACCCGCATGATGGAAAGCATGGACGACATCGTATGGAGCATCAACCCCCTGAACGACAGCACACCGCGCGTCATCGCCCGCATGCGCGAGTTCACCACCGGCATGCTGGAGGCCAGGGGCATAGGGTTCGCGTTCAATATCGACGAGAAAATTTACCATCGTAAACTGCAGCTCGACAACCGCCACGATTTCTTCATGATCTACAAGGAATCCATCACCAACATCGCCAAATACGCGCAATGCACCTTCGCCGATATCCGGATCCAGCTGCGCAAAGGCCAGCTGGTGCTGCGCGTGCAGGACAATGGCGCGGGATTCGATGTGAAGTGTGCCGGCGACGGCGACGGGCTCATGAACATGCAGCGGCGGGCGTACCGCATGAACGGGCAGTTCAGCATTCAGAGCCAGATAGGAAAAGGAACGGTGGTCACCCTCATGTTCCCAACCACATAA
- a CDS encoding response regulator transcription factor → MIRIVLYEDNTKLRENLTLLIDGAQNFVVCGAFRNCDNILRQTDELLPDVLLMDIDMPGTNGIDGLRIVRSRYPQLPILMLTVFDDNQHVFEAIRAGADGYLLKKTPPDKLLEYIQDVYEGGAPMTSGIARQVLHLFARQPSDRNEMYNLSEREKEVLQLLVNGYSYKMIASEIFISIDTVRSHIKKIYEKLHVNSKSEAVAKAFRDKLV, encoded by the coding sequence ATGATCCGTATCGTGTTATACGAGGATAACACCAAACTGCGAGAGAACCTTACTTTACTGATCGACGGAGCACAAAATTTTGTAGTATGCGGCGCATTCCGGAATTGTGACAACATCCTCCGGCAAACGGACGAACTGCTTCCCGATGTATTGTTAATGGATATCGACATGCCAGGCACCAACGGCATTGATGGCCTGCGCATCGTACGTTCCCGTTACCCCCAGCTCCCCATCCTCATGCTCACCGTTTTCGACGACAACCAGCATGTTTTCGAAGCCATCAGGGCAGGCGCCGACGGCTACCTGCTGAAGAAAACCCCGCCCGACAAGCTCCTGGAATACATCCAGGACGTGTATGAAGGCGGCGCCCCCATGACTTCGGGCATCGCGCGGCAGGTGCTGCACTTATTTGCCCGCCAGCCATCCGACCGTAACGAGATGTACAATCTTTCCGAGCGCGAGAAGGAAGTGCTGCAGCTCCTCGTGAACGGATACAGTTACAAAATGATCGCATCAGAGATTTTCATTTCCATCGATACGGTGCGGTCGCACATCAAGAAAATCTACGAAAAACTGCACGTCAATTCCAAGTCCGAAGCCGTGGCAAAAGCTTTCCGGGACAAACTCGTGTAA
- a CDS encoding aminotransferase class I/II-fold pyridoxal phosphate-dependent enzyme, with protein MDLSFIINQLGEDREQYFNAIAPPIMQSSNFAFKTVGEMRELLQDEYKGFLYTRGNNPTIEILRKKLAALDGAEDALIFGSGAAAIFASVLSQVQQGDHIVSVRDPYNWARQLFMNILPRFGVETTFVDGTDIAHFRNAIRPNTRLIYLESPNSFTFELQDIAAVAALAKKQGIVTIIDNSYCTPIYQRPHDLGIDLCLQSATKFISGHSDTMAGVLTGRQEMIRRIFTSELLNIGSGIAPFNAWLLLRGLRTLEIRLERSARSTEKICRWLKEQPGVEKVIFPMDPDFPQYELARKQMTGAAGLLTIQLRATGRAQVEAFCNGLQRFLMAVSWGGHESLAFPACASMHESDFDPAVEKHRMVRLYIGLEDPEMLIEDLSQSLKSIA; from the coding sequence ATGGACCTTTCATTTATAATCAACCAGCTAGGAGAAGACAGGGAGCAGTATTTCAACGCCATTGCCCCGCCCATCATGCAAAGCAGCAATTTTGCGTTCAAAACGGTCGGCGAGATGCGGGAATTGTTGCAGGACGAATACAAGGGTTTCCTCTACACGCGGGGCAACAACCCCACTATCGAGATCCTGCGGAAGAAGCTGGCCGCGCTCGACGGGGCCGAGGATGCCCTGATCTTCGGCAGCGGCGCGGCAGCGATCTTTGCGTCGGTGCTGTCGCAGGTGCAGCAGGGTGATCATATCGTATCGGTCCGCGACCCCTACAACTGGGCGCGCCAGCTGTTCATGAACATCCTCCCGCGGTTTGGAGTGGAAACAACGTTTGTGGACGGGACAGACATCGCGCATTTCCGGAACGCCATCCGGCCCAATACCCGCCTCATCTACCTCGAATCGCCCAATTCCTTCACATTTGAATTGCAGGATATCGCTGCGGTGGCGGCGCTGGCCAAGAAGCAGGGGATTGTAACGATTATCGACAATAGTTACTGCACGCCGATTTACCAGCGCCCGCACGACCTGGGGATTGATCTCTGCCTGCAATCCGCCACCAAGTTCATCAGCGGGCATAGCGATACCATGGCCGGGGTGTTGACGGGTCGGCAGGAAATGATCCGGCGGATATTCACGTCGGAGTTGCTGAACATCGGCAGCGGCATTGCGCCGTTCAATGCGTGGTTATTGCTGCGCGGGCTGCGGACGCTGGAGATCCGGCTGGAGCGGAGCGCGCGGAGCACGGAGAAAATCTGCCGGTGGTTGAAGGAACAGCCGGGGGTGGAGAAGGTTATTTTTCCGATGGATCCTGATTTTCCGCAATACGAATTGGCCAGAAAGCAAATGACCGGCGCGGCCGGCTTGCTGACGATCCAGCTAAGGGCTACTGGCCGCGCACAGGTGGAAGCATTCTGCAACGGGTTGCAACGATTCCTGATGGCGGTTTCCTGGGGCGGGCATGAGTCGCTGGCTTTTCCGGCTTGTGCGTCGATGCACGAAAGCGACTTCGATCCTGCGGTGGAGAAGCACCGGATGGTAAGGCTGTACATTGGCCTGGAGGATCCCGAAATGCTCATCGAAGACCTTTCTCAGTCGCTCAAATCCATCGCCTGA
- a CDS encoding amino acid permease, with the protein MSIKPKLGPFDLTMIVVGLVIGMGIFRTPVSVARETGTPALFYMVWVLGGLVTLCGALTYAEIGSRFPVAGGFYKVLSHGFHPAYSFMINWTLVISNAASIAAVCIVGAEYIGPVILPGSMQHEGGRKAIAISAVLVLYIVNMLGIRMSASWQNVLTVFKITLVLLLCLAAFSSHVAPAAEVAASATSHSWAYIFGAALVPVFFTYGGYQQTINFGSDVRDPVKNMPRAIVMGILIILALYLTVNYAYVKVIGFEQLKNTDALAARMAEVFFGEYGFKITSVLLFLSVLGYANVNLMSNPRMYYAMAEDGVLPSVFRRINARTQVQEVALSVFTALIIGMLYFLSNFDNIIQYVMLFDSIGLASAAATIFVLRKKTAHLDGQIYKVRFYPLVPAFFITVYLFVTVNIFIKDLNQALGGMFWFVAGLPIYFIMRYVVNRRTGSNQ; encoded by the coding sequence ATGAGCATCAAACCGAAACTCGGGCCTTTCGACCTCACCATGATCGTGGTGGGGCTGGTGATCGGGATGGGAATCTTCCGGACGCCGGTGAGCGTAGCCCGGGAAACCGGTACGCCGGCGCTGTTCTATATGGTATGGGTGCTGGGAGGGCTCGTCACCTTGTGTGGGGCGCTGACCTACGCCGAGATCGGCTCGCGCTTTCCCGTCGCGGGCGGGTTTTACAAAGTGCTGTCGCACGGCTTCCACCCCGCTTATTCCTTCATGATCAACTGGACCCTCGTCATCTCCAACGCCGCTTCCATAGCGGCGGTTTGCATTGTGGGAGCGGAGTACATCGGCCCGGTGATCCTCCCAGGCTCCATGCAGCACGAGGGCGGGCGAAAGGCGATCGCCATTTCGGCGGTGCTTGTGCTCTATATCGTAAATATGCTCGGCATCCGGATGAGCGCCAGCTGGCAAAACGTGCTCACCGTATTCAAAATCACCCTGGTGCTCCTCCTCTGCCTGGCCGCCTTCAGCAGCCATGTAGCGCCCGCCGCTGAGGTAGCGGCATCCGCCACGAGCCATAGCTGGGCATATATCTTCGGCGCCGCCCTCGTCCCGGTTTTCTTCACCTATGGCGGCTACCAGCAAACGATCAATTTCGGGTCCGACGTGCGCGATCCCGTCAAAAACATGCCCCGCGCCATCGTCATGGGCATCCTCATCATCCTCGCCCTCTATCTGACTGTCAACTACGCCTACGTGAAAGTGATCGGTTTCGAACAGCTAAAAAATACTGACGCCCTCGCGGCGCGCATGGCGGAAGTGTTTTTCGGGGAATATGGCTTCAAGATAACCTCGGTATTGCTGTTTTTGTCGGTGCTGGGATACGCGAACGTCAATCTCATGTCGAATCCCCGGATGTATTACGCCATGGCGGAAGACGGTGTGCTGCCGTCCGTGTTCAGACGCATCAACGCGCGCACGCAGGTGCAGGAAGTGGCGCTTTCCGTATTCACCGCGCTCATCATCGGTATGCTGTATTTCCTCAGCAACTTCGACAATATTATCCAATATGTCATGCTTTTTGACTCAATTGGCCTTGCTTCGGCTGCAGCAACGATATTTGTGCTGCGGAAGAAAACGGCGCACCTCGACGGGCAGATCTATAAAGTTCGGTTTTATCCCCTGGTGCCGGCGTTTTTCATCACCGTGTATTTATTTGTAACTGTCAATATTTTTATCAAAGATCTGAACCAGGCACTGGGCGGTATGTTTTGGTTTGTAGCCGGACTACCCATTTATTTCATTATGCGTTACGTCGTGAACAGGCGTACCGGGAGCAATCAGTAA
- a CDS encoding TonB-dependent receptor domain-containing protein: MKKTHLILTAGFLAASQIASAQDSTRVSELSTYTVTATKFAKKLSETGKVLTIIGNRQIEQNLGRSVADVLNESTGIVIGGVYSNPGKNREVYFRGATSQYTTILMDGIPVADATGLTGNAIDLRFLPIDQVERIEILRGTQTTLYGADAIAGVINIIMKKGGNKPVNVFGDLMFGSNRTMKGSLGLRGKQDNIDYNIAFTHFTTDGISEAARPDTVKDVFDRDGYRQNGLNATVGIQATENFRIQPFLFYSDYKSRFDAGSFADSRINKNESDFLHSGVRTQYALGNKGNIHGNFAYQRVNRFDETGWDTTHLDGRSYFGEVYSHYDITNWLQALAGVEYRQAEMINAEPDEDNSWDKHSQNTVSPYVSLFLKNFHGFNLELGGRYTIHNKYGNKFTYTINPSYVFSDKLKVFATVASGFKAPTLTSLYSQYGNPDLKAEHADSYEAGIQTYLLQNKLDLRVVGFKRNIKDQISYINYKYINFNQQRDKGVEVEVSARPIEKLSVKASYAYVDGQVTTQAPSGKDTTYSNLVRRPNHTGQIDISFQATKGLFVGTSVRHTGTRGDLYYAPNAWSAENIQLEAYTIWNAYAEYNFGKAKIFLHANNITNNKKYWEIYGYSVLGFNMQSGVSFSF; the protein is encoded by the coding sequence ATGAAAAAAACACACCTGATCCTGACCGCCGGCTTCCTCGCCGCCAGCCAGATCGCATCGGCGCAGGATTCCACCCGCGTCTCCGAGCTCAGCACTTACACCGTTACCGCCACCAAATTCGCCAAGAAACTCAGCGAAACCGGGAAAGTCCTTACCATCATCGGCAACCGCCAGATCGAGCAGAACCTCGGCCGCTCCGTGGCCGACGTGCTCAACGAATCCACCGGCATCGTGATCGGCGGCGTCTATTCCAATCCCGGCAAAAACCGCGAAGTCTACTTCCGCGGCGCCACCTCCCAGTACACCACCATCCTCATGGATGGCATCCCCGTTGCCGACGCCACCGGCCTCACCGGAAACGCCATCGACCTCCGCTTCCTGCCCATCGACCAGGTGGAAAGGATCGAGATCCTACGCGGCACCCAAACCACGCTCTACGGCGCGGACGCCATCGCCGGCGTGATCAACATCATCATGAAGAAAGGCGGCAACAAACCCGTCAACGTTTTCGGCGACCTCATGTTCGGCTCCAACCGCACCATGAAAGGCTCCCTGGGCCTCCGCGGCAAACAGGACAATATCGATTACAATATCGCCTTCACCCATTTCACCACCGACGGTATCTCCGAAGCCGCGCGGCCCGATACGGTGAAAGACGTTTTCGACCGCGACGGCTACCGCCAGAATGGCCTCAACGCCACCGTGGGCATCCAGGCCACGGAAAATTTCCGTATCCAGCCGTTCCTATTCTACAGCGACTATAAAAGCCGCTTCGATGCAGGATCCTTCGCCGATTCCCGCATCAACAAAAACGAATCCGACTTCCTGCATTCCGGCGTGCGCACTCAATACGCACTCGGCAACAAAGGTAATATCCACGGTAACTTCGCCTATCAGCGCGTGAACCGCTTCGACGAAACCGGCTGGGACACCACCCACCTCGACGGCCGCTCCTATTTCGGAGAAGTGTACAGCCACTACGACATCACCAACTGGCTCCAGGCGCTCGCCGGCGTGGAATACCGCCAGGCGGAAATGATCAACGCCGAACCCGACGAAGACAATTCCTGGGACAAACACAGCCAGAACACCGTGAGCCCTTACGTTTCGCTGTTCCTGAAGAACTTCCACGGCTTCAACCTGGAGCTGGGCGGGCGTTACACCATCCATAACAAGTACGGCAACAAGTTCACCTACACCATCAACCCTTCCTATGTTTTTTCCGATAAGCTGAAGGTTTTTGCCACGGTGGCTTCCGGCTTCAAGGCGCCGACGCTGACTTCGCTGTACAGCCAGTACGGCAACCCCGACCTGAAGGCCGAACATGCCGACAGCTACGAGGCCGGTATCCAGACGTACCTGTTGCAGAACAAGCTGGACCTGCGCGTGGTGGGCTTTAAACGTAATATCAAGGATCAGATTTCCTACATCAACTATAAATACATCAACTTCAACCAGCAGCGCGACAAGGGCGTGGAAGTGGAAGTGAGCGCGCGACCCATTGAAAAGCTGAGCGTGAAGGCGTCTTATGCGTATGTAGACGGGCAGGTGACGACGCAGGCGCCCTCCGGCAAAGACACCACCTATTCCAACCTGGTGCGCCGCCCCAATCACACCGGCCAGATCGACATCAGTTTCCAGGCTACGAAAGGGTTATTTGTAGGCACCAGCGTGCGCCACACGGGCACCCGTGGCGATTTGTACTACGCGCCCAACGCCTGGTCGGCGGAAAACATCCAGCTGGAGGCCTATACTATCTGGAACGCCTACGCGGAATACAACTTCGGGAAAGCTAAAATTTTCCTGCATGCAAATAATATCACCAATAACAAAAAATATTGGGAAATTTACGGCTACTCCGTGCTTGGGTTCAACATGCAGAGCGGGGTATCTTTTTCATTCTGA
- a CDS encoding DUF6580 family putative transport protein, with protein sequence MSIKQIQPRFIVLLLFIVAGGILRVTAAGNLTPFSNFSPLGAMALFGGAMFADKWKSYLFPLLALFLSDVIMMKTVYAAYADGFLFEGWYWNYIGFAAMVLIGQLVIRDVKVIPVLGGAVLSAVLYWLIVDFGTWMRPTSIDITTGLPFSRDFSGLVKCYALGLPFIKNTLISNVVYCGIFFGLFSWLENRIPALSAR encoded by the coding sequence ATGTCCATCAAACAAATCCAGCCGCGTTTCATCGTATTGCTGCTGTTTATCGTAGCCGGGGGCATCCTGCGCGTAACTGCCGCGGGCAACCTCACGCCGTTCTCCAACTTCTCCCCGCTCGGAGCCATGGCCCTCTTCGGCGGCGCCATGTTCGCCGACAAATGGAAAAGCTATCTGTTTCCGTTGCTGGCGCTTTTCCTCAGTGATGTGATCATGATGAAAACGGTGTACGCTGCATATGCGGACGGCTTCCTGTTCGAAGGCTGGTACTGGAATTATATCGGCTTCGCCGCGATGGTGCTCATCGGGCAACTGGTCATCCGCGACGTGAAAGTGATCCCCGTACTGGGCGGTGCCGTACTGTCTGCCGTGTTATACTGGCTGATCGTGGATTTCGGCACCTGGATGCGCCCGACCAGCATCGACATCACTACCGGCCTGCCGTTTTCCCGCGACTTCTCCGGACTGGTGAAATGCTACGCACTGGGCCTTCCCTTTATCAAAAACACCCTGATTTCCAATGTCGTGTATTGCGGCATCTTCTTTGGCCTGTTCAGCTGGCTGGAAAACAGGATCCCGGCGCTTTCCGCCCGATAA
- a CDS encoding ABC transporter substrate-binding protein has translation MIMEWMSPVYNCGHWIPYQVAYAGGVDMLSNPAGDSIVTTWEKILRYDPEVLVIAPCGFLTSRSLDELDLVTKVPGWNNLQAVRNNEVHLADYDLFTQPSASTLTDGVEVLAHLFHPQIFSPPQHLKHKFRSIDTGVVTA, from the coding sequence ATGATCATGGAATGGATGTCGCCGGTATACAACTGCGGCCACTGGATCCCTTACCAGGTGGCATACGCCGGGGGCGTAGATATGCTGTCGAACCCCGCGGGCGACTCCATCGTTACCACCTGGGAAAAAATCCTCCGCTACGACCCGGAAGTGCTCGTGATTGCGCCCTGCGGGTTCCTCACCAGCCGCTCGCTCGACGAGCTGGACCTCGTGACCAAAGTTCCCGGCTGGAACAACCTGCAGGCCGTCCGCAATAACGAGGTACACCTGGCGGATTACGATCTCTTCACGCAGCCCAGCGCCAGCACGCTGACCGACGGCGTGGAGGTGCTCGCCCATCTTTTCCACCCCCAGATTTTCTCTCCGCCGCAACACCTGAAACATAAATTCCGTTCCATCGATACCGGGGTGGTAACCGCATAA